aaataattttttttttgtcagaatTGGGCATTCAACATATTAGGAATGCAGTCTTCACGCCACGTGCAAACGAGCAAGTGGAAAGATTAGCTCTGTGTTTACTTTTCGTTTTAAGTGCTATTAATCATGTATACTTAGAAACATTATGggataatgatattttaaatgtgcAATAGGGTTTTAATAACacgattaataaaagtattagttATTTATCAGCAGAAGTATTGTTTGTCGTAAAATTAACAGGAATGTCAGATAGTAAGTTAACGTCGGTTTTGGATAATGATAGGAataaatcaacagccaatcgttgtccactgctgagcataggcctctcccaaggtgcgccaaagctccctgtcctccgccttccgcatccagttggtgcccgccaccttcttaaggtcgtctgagggacggggaaaaggctACTATACGTACTAtacctactgcgctcgccaacacgcctgcccagcgcggcgagtatgggtaaaccctccttaatggcagatgcgcccaaaaaaaggcccccagttaccggcaagcccgctaggcccgaccaaggtaccggtcgcggtatcggcagggcagggggtgctaataataaccggttcacggcaggctaccgtataaaacgacttcacatggcaacgtacaatggacgctcgatgaggctggaccatcacctcgccgaattagaagtagagttaagtcatataaactggcatattgGGGTCATCTGAAGTCCGAAATTTTTTCGTAAAAGTAATCCCCTAAAGAATTGTCAATTTTGCTTTCTTATCTAACGTATCCGATAACATCTGCCCATAATTTTCATCTGACTTGAACgcatttaaaaatttagtttgcCACTCTGCCTatgtaaacaaaactattaattgGTAATCTCTCAtaccattttttgttttttttttttggtacacCGCTTAGTTTTAGTAACATCATGTGGGCGTGCAGTGGGTTATCGTGAAATGATCaactttaacttaattatataatcacaCTTTATTACACTTCACAATTAATATCACACACAAAGTACTTTATGGAACGGTAAGACAGTTCCGTGACCTTACTCGACCGATGCTTTGCAGAGAGTGTTCTGTCCGAACCCGAGCCATACCATCACGACTCTGTCGAATGCGCACTGAAGTTCTGCCGAACCACACCAGGGTCAAGTACACAACCGTTGGTGCGCTTTTCGTTCCATTGAGTGTCCGTACGATTGACCGGATGCGACATATAGTTGATTACGCCTTatgtttaaaagtttataatgcATTATCCTTACGTGAAAAAGTCTTAACACAGTCATGTGAGTGACATTGACAGATTGACATCGAAAAATTTACTTTCACATATTGACAAATTAACATTTGACACTGACAGCTTGACTTTGACAAATTAACTTTGACactgacagattgactttgacaaaTTGGCATTTGACACTGACAGCTTGACTTTGACACTGACAGCTTGACTTCGaaaaattgactttgacatatTGACAATTTGAAATTTGGCAGTGATAGATTGACATCGAAAGATTGACTTTGAtacattgacattgacagttTGACTTTGACGTATTGACTTTGACCAGATTGACTTCGAAAAATTGACATATTGACAGATTCACTTCgaaagattgactttgacacattgacttACGACAGATTAACTTCGAAAAATTGACTTTGACCAGATTGACTTCGAAAAATTGACTGACATATTGACAATTTAACATTTGACAGTGACAGATTGACATCgaaagattgactttgacatagGGACTTTGAAACATTGACTTTGACCAGATTGACTTCGAGaaattgactttgacatattgacaatttaacatttaacaGTGACAGATTGACATCGAAAGATTGACTTTGATACATTGACTTTGACCAGATTGACTTTGATTCGAAGcctgatcgttgccgtttttccgtttttctataattcaatttaattatcgactatttcTATAAGGGTTAAGAATTAAAtttggttttgacacaacggtatatgttaacgtCATATCGGTTCGATTCGGTTCCGAATATAGATTAGTCTAtgactaatctatatttattcggatttgatcggaattgaatcgggaacgtattgtaatcgttataaattagtagaatttggcctcttgtttgtttaattgtaatgttatgagcaacttttaattctatttttatttcatttttgtcgACTACATCATAGTTACTCGTAATTTATatcctttgtttttaaaatattaacatgggGTATAAGTTTGACCTATAAGAAAAGAATACTTCAATATCGAATCCGATTCAACAATATATAACTACGTAGATTAGCGCTATCGCCCTGAATACTTATATTACTAGTAACTATACCCGATCCCAGCGAATGAATAACCGTGCCACCGAATCCTACCGTAGGTTTATTATCAGCGTTatcccatttttttaaatttcacatatCGATATTAAATCACTCCCCAAGTCAATAAATCCTATTTTCCTAATGtcactatttttatatcttatgtatTTATCTACATTACTTCGAAAATTTTggtttattaaaagaaagtattactttttttcaGCTTTTTTTATTCCTTAGGTATTCGATATCCAAGTGtccttttttatcgctggaaaaacgcattacgcgtttcccccacggaaacagtgggggggtatgtgggactcgccggtgtccaaggcaccgagtgcgccctgaacatcgggatacccactaaaaataTACTCGCCCCGCGTGGGGGGCGTCtacgtggaccgtggaagaggagagcctccgttttggagatggagaccctcaggcccagcatttccaCTCGGTCCACGGTGAGAGTCGTCCTgacctcggccaggcgggccgcctcccGAAAGTCCTGCCCCGTCGCggtgatgagggtgtcatccgcTTAGCACAGCACccccatcccgggaaggacGGATGCCCACAGGAGCCAGTCAAAGCtaacgttccacaggattgtgccgagaaccgacccctgtggaacgccgcagcctatcCGACGCCGGACCAACTTGCCGTCGCCCCCCGCAACCTCTCGGTCCTGGAGGTACGCCTCCAACAGCCTCCTCAGATAGTTCGGCACCCCacggtatcggagtgcctccctgaTCGTCTCGAACGGGAGACTTTTAAAGGCATTTGCCACGTCTAGCGACACCGCCAGGACCACTTTCCCCTGGGCCACCGCTTCCATGGTCCGAGTCTTCAGGGTGTTCAAGGCGTCGACAGTCGAACGGCTcgccctgaacccgaactgagcctctgAGAGACCCGAACCCCCTCGTCGAGGTGTTGAACGAGACGGGCTGCGAGAATCTTCTCAaacaatttgcccgtctcgttcagcagcactattggcctgtatgccgaggaggAGCCCGGTGGTCGACCCTCCTTCGGCAGCAGCACCAATTTCCCCTGCTTCCAAGGCTTCGGGAACTGCCCGCTTCTCAGACATTcgtcgaacagctcccgaagtcTTGCATCCAGGTATTCCAAGGCGTCgcacagaacacgccctggaacatcgtccggacccggcgccgtatttttggccctcaagcggccgagggccatctccatttctcgctccgtgatcagtggtgcAGCCACTGCGTCCTCTATCACGGAGCGAGGGGCCATAGGCGGAGGGACAAACTCGCCTGGGTGGGGAAACAGTTCCCcaaccaggcgcaggaggagcCCCGGCGGCAGCGTCTCCGTCACGGGCCGACATGGGTGCGGAATTTTCCGCAAACCCCGCGGTACGGTCGCCCCCATGAATCCCGATTAAGGCCCGCCAGCAACTCCTCCCTCGCCTTCTCTTTGGCCCGACTTATAACCAGCTGTAGATCTTTTTTCAGCTGGCGGTAAGCGGCCAAAAGCTGTCCCTCTAGGTCCGTGTCGAGGCCGTTGCGCCTGCGACAGCGGACATAGGCCCTCCGCGCTCGGCTGCACGTCACCCGAAGCTCGGCTATTTCCGGTGACCACCAGAACACATGCCGACGCGAAACTCCGCGCCGAGTCCTCCGCATGGCTGCATCGCATATCTCGATCTCAAATCGGATATAGCGATGATCTCCACCTTCTCCTCTACTCTCCAGTTCGACACTCTGCGTGCTACCACAGGGGTGGCAAACGAGACGTCCATTACGGACCCCCCGTTGTGGCGCACGCAAGTGTGAACTTGCCCCTTGTTGAGAAGGGACAGGCCGGAAAGTAGCGCCCACACTTGGACGGCCCTCCCTCGCGGATTCGTGGTGGGGTTGCCCCAGGCACGCGACCTCGCGTTTAAGTTGCCGAGAATCAGGGTAGGTTTCGGTGACTGCCTGGCTACCGCAGCTCTGACTGACCCGAGATAAGTCTCGAACTCATCGAGGCTGCGGTAGAAGTACGTTTCAACGACCGCGTACTCGCCCCATCCCGCCACAacgtagcccgagcccctctcaataaGTGAGAGGGGAGGACCCGTTCCGCTTCTCGAGAGGACCGCCACCGTTCCGTCCAGGTCCTCTATCCAATGAGCTAGGGGAGGAACGAAGTTGGGCTCGCAGGCCACCGCCAGGTCTAtctgccactccgccatggactgcagcagtAGGTCCTGCGCCCCGGCGGAGTGGTTCAAGTTCGACTGTAGGAAGCTAATGCTTGGTGCACTCATTTTGGTTGAGTATTAGCTTCAGCAGATGCCTGACGGCCTCCTTCGTCCGACGTGGGGGTGGTCCGGGTGCCGGGGACTTTCCCTTTCGTGGTGGGGGGCCTGCAGTCCCGCGCCCCCATCATGTGCCCAGAGAAATTGCCGGGCTCTGCGCAGACCGCGCAGCGAAGCTTGCCCTTGCAGCCCGACGATTTTTGGCCGTCGGAGCCGTGAGCGACCCAGTGACCCGTGAGTGCAGATTGTATGCCCGCAGCACAAATGGTGCGCTGACTGGTGGTCTGAACACGAAGCTCTACGCTCCCGGTTTGCATCATTCTAGATGCTCTAATGTCCGTTGCCTTTGCACCTCTCGCACAGCTTCGAACGGATCGACACGGCATGATGCATTTCATAACGTAAATAACGCGAAAATAACTGGCTATGCCTAAAAATTCAAATGGCCCCTTACTTTCTGTTCGCTCGGGTGCACCTGACCTTGACTGATAGTGCAATCTAAGAGTTCTGTAGTGGTTGCTAAAAATgcacttctttaaattaatagagaAACCCACAAATCTATCAGTCTTGAGTGACTTGGAACACAATATCAACGCATTCATTAGCAGTGGCTAATAAAAATGATCTACTAACACTTTTTACCGTTAACGATAAATACTGACTAATAGGGCCAGTAGTAGTCTTTTCCTTATACTCTCAATCGAAAAGCACCGTACAtgccgatggaataccagccatagtgctgaagaagtgcgcagcggagctgtctcctgtattaacgcgcctgttccaactttctctctcttcgggatgtgtgccggaggcttggagaagagctaatgtgcaagcggttcccaaaaaaggggatcggtctgacccggcaaattatcggccaatagctatcacctcagtactttgtaaggtgatggaacggattttaaacaaccaactgatccattacctagaagatcactgtttaattaatgatcgtcagtacgagtttcgaccaaaacggtccacaggtgatcttctagcgtacgtaacacacctctggggtgaagctatcgacaagcatggagaatcgttggctgtcagcttcgatatctccaaggctttcgacagggtctggcacagaagtcttctctccaagctgccggcatatggtctgcctgctcagctatgcacctggattgccagcttcctacacaagcgtagaattcgtgttttagttgatggttgcgcttcacaattctatgtaatgaatgctggggtcccccagggatctgtgctatctcccacactctttcttttgcatatcaatgatatgctctctatGCTGATTTGATCACATACAATGAATTATTTCCGAAGCTTATTCCGAATTCCGAAGTTAATTACactatattattgaaatagatATTCTTGAAGTTATATAATGTTAGAagcaaacaaaattattgtGGCAGTCAGAGGTGCAATGGCGGGGATGTCAGTGCTCAGTAACGCGGACCGGAGGGTGTTGAGTCGTCAGTCAACTGTCATCCTAATTTTGCAATTTTTAATTCGACCTATGAGCATGAGATGACCTATGAGATGACCTATGAGCatgagtaaatatttatataaattaatgtaagctATTTCATTGCTTAATGCTGTTTTaggattttgtatatatactcatggtattttcaaataaaagtattcCGATCCAACCAACAAGAAAGTATTATTTCTATAACTCCAAACAAGAAGTCAACTACTAGTAATCTAGGGCCCACTAGGGCCCAGGGGCGATGCAGATTCCACTCAGAAACTACAAATTCTAAAtgcaattttcatattaatttaatttatagttttaaaaccaACATATGCTTTATAGTATGCGTGCAAGAGCCTACttgagtaaattatattttgtttttgagttAGAAATTTCTGATTTTGATAAAAGGGTTTCAATGTCAATGAACTTTAGtctatgaatattttttctagaagatattttatattattatttgtaacagaATCTTCAAAGTTTTTGGTCTTTTGAGTGTAGgaacgttaatatttttttaatctataattatattttaaaagtcgaAAACAAATACGATGATTTAGTtaacattaataagtaaaagaaaaaccaCATTGTTTATAGCGTTTTATTACAACGActtctttcattttaaattttacaaccttctttacaaatataaaatcgtAACGATCAATCTCTCAATAAGACATACAAAATTACTTACTCTCAATTAAATCActctttttaacattatttacaaaaatacatatttacaaaacacGATCACACTACAATAAATAAGGCGGCGAGGCGGGCCGACGGCGACGGTCGCTCGGTACTCTAGGCTAAGCTACGCTAGGCTAGTCCCTACGTTAGGCTAGTATCACACTAGACGAGCACCGTCAGGCGCTCGGGCGGCGGGTggcgcgcgggcggcggctCGGGCGGCGGCAGCGCGCGCTTCGTGAGCTCCTTGTCCCGCGGCGGCGTGTTGTTGCGCGCGTCCGCGTTCTGCGCCTTGTACAGCGAGTGCGCCCGCGGCAGTTCGTCGGCCTCCCGCGGCGGCCGTTCCTCTCGCAACGGATTTGCATAGCGACGAAGATTTTCTTCATTCTGCAGATTGTTCGACTTCTCCTCGTCGCGTCGGCGCGTGCGCTCCTCGGCAGCGGCTGTGGCAGCACGTCGTCTTCTTATGAATAAAACTGCACCCACTCCTGCTCccagtaaaaaaaatgtggcaCCAGCCGCGAGCGCAAGCAAAGCACCACCCGCTCCACCCGTAGTAGCAGCAGCTTCGGCGACGGCAGCGCGCGGTGTTGGCTGCGCCCCGTGCTCCACGCGCAGCCGCAGTGCGGCGGCGAGCAGCGCGTGGTGAGCGAGTCGACGGCGTGCAATGAGTTCGCTGAGCACTCGCACCGCTGCGGCGAGAGCACTGATTCCCTCAGCGTCCTCTTCTTCCCCTGCccactacaaaaataaaataaaatacttcgaAAGTCAttctaacaattataataatatataataaatcaataaaaataaaataaaatagccttTATTTCCAAACCCATTTTCCAATTTACATATTGTTTTCCTTTCATCGTCAATTTATACAATactaattatctataataatatctattttttattagattaatcAAGAATCTAATgtcaaaaattctaaaaatatatgtataaatattaattattacttaattttaaattaataagtaggAACTCTTGTACAAATCAGCTTGTTTGGcccattgaaatattataaaatatttagacagGTGGATCGGTAATTTTGTAACGACAGGAAATAGAAATCTGTAAAATGTAGGCGTTACGACCCATGACCCAAATACTAACCAGCGCTAGGTCAAGTGCGTCGTCGTCTGGTGCGAGATCGCACAGCAAGGTcagcggcggcgcgggcggcgcgcggtCCGCCAAGGCGGCGGCCAGCGCGCGGCGCAGCGCGGCACACGCGCGCTCCACGTGCGCCCCCCGCGCGAGCCGCTCCCGCGCCAGGCGCAGCTCCGCGCGCGCGCAGCCGGGGGGCGGCTGAGTGCGGGCGCCCGGCCAACACGTGGGCGGTGCGGGAAGAGCGGGAGGCTCCACTCGGCGTCCTGACACGCGCCGACATTCACCGAGCGGCGCGCACGGAGCGCGCAGACACAACGACGGAGCAGCGGGAACGCATACCTGAAATACATGCGTTTATAGTTACttactttttagtttaaaaaatcttttcataTAACTAATTAGTATTCAGTGTATACACacatttacaaaacattaaatagtGAAGTCGCTTGCAGGGTATCTCGATTGTTACCTCATCGGTTCGGCAAGGGAGTGCGGCGGGTGCGAGGCAGTCGGGTAGGCCGCACCACAGGCGCGTGCAGGCCGGCGCGCCGGCCACGCAGCGGCACGCGTTGCAGCCCCACCACCATGTTCCGTTATCGGAGCCGCACGCACCCGGAGTTTCGCTCGTCTCAGCGATGCCTTCACCACCATTCTCACTGCCGTCGATAGCTTCACCACTTTCTGCTCCGAGACCGGCAATTACTGCAAATATTAACAACATATACTcgtaatataatacatagtCCGACATTGTTAGTATCTTTTGATCTGAACTGTATTCATTGCGGATTGCAAAATGCAGTTGTAATATTGCGATAAGTAgaattacaaacatttaacttacACTCTAGACAACGTCTCGCTAGTCGTGCTGGTGGAGGCGGACAAATGCATCGTGCCTGGGAGCCAGAAGCGGTGCAGGTCGCCGGTGATGGGCAAGGAGGATCGCATGTCGACGTGGTGCAGTCGGAGCCAGTCCATCCCGGAGCGCATTCGCAAGCCCACCAACCCGAGCCGCCCACGCAGCGCGCTCCGTTACGGCAAGGTGACGAGGCGCACCCGTCTGCCGCCCGCTCGCAGCGCGCGCCTCCCCACCCCGCACGACACATACATGCCCACGTATTGGAGTTGCCCCCCACGGCCACGCAGGAGCCTCCATGTAGACATGTACACGGAACGCTCCCAGAGCCGGCCGGTAGCGGAACGACTGCAGTTTGGGGAGGAACGGCTGCTACCGGAGTTACCTACAATAGTAAGGCTTAGGTAATTATTGTCTTTGGTAGTTCTGTTTTCTTGGTACAGCGGTGACGCCCCGTCTGTCTGTGCTTTAGAACTGACGATCTT
The Nymphalis io chromosome 19, ilAglIoxx1.1, whole genome shotgun sequence DNA segment above includes these coding regions:
- the LOC126776142 gene encoding uncharacterized protein LOC126776142, translating into MSAPSISFLQSNLNHSAGAQDLLLQSMAEWQIDLAVACEPNFVPPLAHWIEDLDGTVAVLSRSGTGPPLSLIERGSGYVVAGWGEYAVVETYFYRSLDEFETYLGSVRAAVARQSPKPTLILGNLNARSRAWGNPTTNPRGRAVQVWALLSGLSLLNKGQVHTCVRHNGGSVMDVSFATPVVARRVSNWRVEEKVEIIAISDLRSRYAMQPCGGLGAEFRVGMCSGGHRK